The following are encoded in a window of Bombus vancouverensis nearcticus unplaced genomic scaffold, iyBomVanc1_principal scaffold0029, whole genome shotgun sequence genomic DNA:
- the LOC117162808 gene encoding uncharacterized protein LOC117162808 — protein MSKANESQTSTSTDPMLRAIWDSIQKQNENIALLREEMLRLSMQNDEENRHRAAEIENLGKTVAALRTGFGSPATDEFASIITEDNESASTAINRTVNMAKARKLSGLAAPDTPPVHLDIEQPEVEERGYFPPAPPTLRAKDAIRYIPTLNGDDDVGVEDFIKEVRSMKDRCMEQDLLLKAIKVEKIVGKAAQSIRNIPIECYSDLYDALRNNLAAQLTSDEYQEQLRELRQGREESVQSFNIRFRRILNRLLYAVTNEYPQPLTRKIMTEEITKKTVRVYLKGLRRDIGRILLSSEPLNLPEAEKKAADVERYLREERQPNWSCNRLPSVSNRPDNQHMQVRRSVPSRSPNTPVAQKPATFNQVENRSPAERA, from the coding sequence ATGTCTAAGGCAAACGAATCTCAAACTTCAACCTCAACTGACCCAATGTTGCGAGCAATATGGGACAGTATTCAAAAACAGAACGAGAACATTGCCCTTTTACGAGAGGAAATGTTACGTTTGTCTATGCAAAATGACGAAGAGAACAGACACAGGGCAGCAGAAATCGAGAATCTCGGAAAAACCGTCGCAGCGCTACGGACTGGGTTCGGATCCCCTGCGACCGATGAATTTGCTTCCATTATCACCGAAGACAATGAAAGTGCGTCGACAGCAATCAATCGCACCGTGAATATGGCAAAAGCACGCAAACTGTCAGGGTTAGCAGCTCCAGACACCCCACCTGTCCACCTCGACATCGAACAACCCGAGGTGGAAGAAAGAGGCtattttccgcccgctcctcccactctacgagctaaggatgcaatacgctacatcccaacgctcaacggagatgatgatgtaggagttgaagacttcatcaaagaagtgagaagtatgaaggatcgctgtatggagcaagatctattgctaaaagcaataaaagtggaaaaaatcGTGGGGAAAGCAGCCCAAAGTATTCGCAACATTCCTATTGAGTGTTACAGTGATCTGTACGACGCACTGAGAAATAACTTAGCAGCACAACTGACTTCGGATGAGTACCAAGAACAATTACGAGAGttgagacagggacgcgaggaatcagtgcaaagttttaatattcggTTTAGAAGAATACTCAACCGTTTGCTGTACGCAGTAACCAATGAGTACCCACAACCACTAACGCGTAAAATTATGACTGAAGAAATCACGAAGAAGACTGTTCGTGTATACCTAAAGGGACTCAGACGCGACATAGGACGAATACTATTAAGCAGTGAACCCTTGAATCTTCCGGAAGCTGAAAAAAAGGCAGCCGATGTAGAACGCTACTTGCGAGAAGAACGACAACCTAATTGGTCATGTAATCGCTTACCTTCGGTTAGTAATCGCCCCGACAACCAGCATATGCAGGTAAGACGATCTGTACCATCAAGATCGCCTAACACGCCAGTAGCTCAGAAACCTGCTAC
- the LOC143304274 gene encoding survival motor neuron protein-like isoform X1, whose product MADDMNVLFIRGNGNVCMDTDTANDNVWDDSALIEAYDKAINLAIEEVIKRMGMDVGNSQPKENLQNLKQPKHASKLHKKWIIGAPYRAIYSEDGEIYEAIISKIYENNGTCVVKFVGYGNTEKVELSSLLESEGLQSQIAQQKKALEEKFNEENDETCETNFSTNVNSKKYNVEKMDCDSEEANAYKHHFIPGPSFNSMTDIMPPAPPLPPQLMAKLPDNDTDALSSMLMSWYISGYMVYYTGYYHGLKQARNNQENRKNC is encoded by the exons atggcagatgatatgaatgttctttttatacgaggaaatggaaacgtatgtatg gatacagacacagccaatgataatgtttgggatgatagtgcattaatagaagcatatgataaagcaataaatttagcaatagaagaagttatcaagcgaatgggaatggatgttggaaattctcaaccgaaagaaaacctacaaaatcttaagcagcctaaacacgcaagtaaattacacaag aaatggatcataggagcaccttatcgtgcaatatactcagaggatggagaaatttatgaagctataatatcaaaaatttacgaaaacaatggcacgtgtgttgtaaaatttgtag gctatggtaatacagagaaagtcgagttgagttctcttttagaatcagaaggtttgcaaagtcaaatagcacaacaaaagaaagctttggaagagaaattcaatgaagagaacgatgagacttgtgagactaatttttctacaaatgtaaattcgaaaaaatataatgtagaaaaaatggattgtgactctgaagaagcaaatgcgtataaacatcacttcataccgggaccatctttcaattcgatgactgatataatgccacctgcacctcctttaccaccacaattaatggccaa attaccagataatgatacagacgcactttcaagtatgttgatgtcatggtatattagtggttatatggtatattacacag gttattatcatggtttgaaacaagcaagaaacaatcaagagaacaggaagaactgttga
- the LOC143304274 gene encoding survival motor neuron protein-like isoform X2 gives MADDMNVLFIRGNGNDTDTANDNVWDDSALIEAYDKAINLAIEEVIKRMGMDVGNSQPKENLQNLKQPKHASKLHKKWIIGAPYRAIYSEDGEIYEAIISKIYENNGTCVVKFVGYGNTEKVELSSLLESEGLQSQIAQQKKALEEKFNEENDETCETNFSTNVNSKKYNVEKMDCDSEEANAYKHHFIPGPSFNSMTDIMPPAPPLPPQLMAKLPDNDTDALSSMLMSWYISGYMVYYTGYYHGLKQARNNQENRKNC, from the exons atggcagatgatatgaatgttctttttatacgaggaaatggaaac gatacagacacagccaatgataatgtttgggatgatagtgcattaatagaagcatatgataaagcaataaatttagcaatagaagaagttatcaagcgaatgggaatggatgttggaaattctcaaccgaaagaaaacctacaaaatcttaagcagcctaaacacgcaagtaaattacacaag aaatggatcataggagcaccttatcgtgcaatatactcagaggatggagaaatttatgaagctataatatcaaaaatttacgaaaacaatggcacgtgtgttgtaaaatttgtag gctatggtaatacagagaaagtcgagttgagttctcttttagaatcagaaggtttgcaaagtcaaatagcacaacaaaagaaagctttggaagagaaattcaatgaagagaacgatgagacttgtgagactaatttttctacaaatgtaaattcgaaaaaatataatgtagaaaaaatggattgtgactctgaagaagcaaatgcgtataaacatcacttcataccgggaccatctttcaattcgatgactgatataatgccacctgcacctcctttaccaccacaattaatggccaa attaccagataatgatacagacgcactttcaagtatgttgatgtcatggtatattagtggttatatggtatattacacag gttattatcatggtttgaaacaagcaagaaacaatcaagagaacaggaagaactgttga
- the LOC143304274 gene encoding survival motor neuron protein-like isoform X3 codes for MYGNGNDTDTANDNVWDDSALIEAYDKAINLAIEEVIKRMGMDVGNSQPKENLQNLKQPKHASKLHKKWIIGAPYRAIYSEDGEIYEAIISKIYENNGTCVVKFVGYGNTEKVELSSLLESEGLQSQIAQQKKALEEKFNEENDETCETNFSTNVNSKKYNVEKMDCDSEEANAYKHHFIPGPSFNSMTDIMPPAPPLPPQLMAKLPDNDTDALSSMLMSWYISGYMVYYTGYYHGLKQARNNQENRKNC; via the exons atgtatggtaatggaaac gatacagacacagccaatgataatgtttgggatgatagtgcattaatagaagcatatgataaagcaataaatttagcaatagaagaagttatcaagcgaatgggaatggatgttggaaattctcaaccgaaagaaaacctacaaaatcttaagcagcctaaacacgcaagtaaattacacaag aaatggatcataggagcaccttatcgtgcaatatactcagaggatggagaaatttatgaagctataatatcaaaaatttacgaaaacaatggcacgtgtgttgtaaaatttgtag gctatggtaatacagagaaagtcgagttgagttctcttttagaatcagaaggtttgcaaagtcaaatagcacaacaaaagaaagctttggaagagaaattcaatgaagagaacgatgagacttgtgagactaatttttctacaaatgtaaattcgaaaaaatataatgtagaaaaaatggattgtgactctgaagaagcaaatgcgtataaacatcacttcataccgggaccatctttcaattcgatgactgatataatgccacctgcacctcctttaccaccacaattaatggccaa attaccagataatgatacagacgcactttcaagtatgttgatgtcatggtatattagtggttatatggtatattacacag gttattatcatggtttgaaacaagcaagaaacaatcaagagaacaggaagaactgttga